GTGCATTTTGCTTGTTGTTTATGTGGGTTGTGAAGTTAATTGTTGGAGTTTTTCCTTGTGTTCATTTTCATGTGTTGTATGGTTATATGTTTTTttggtgtttcaaggccatactcacccttgggagggtagagtagccttgggggtgaagggatgtttgacaacctaagagtgtagagactctcttcttagaagagagagatacacaagggttatgggacccttgctacattattttttatgtttatgcaaaggggatcataaggggagatatgggcttgtatgccatgggggacataagggtatTTTGGGACAAGTATGTGACTTGTGATGGTTATATTTTGGTAGCCTTGCAAAGGCATTGGTTCCATCTTTTGCAGATCTCCTCTAAGTACTTGGTCCACCTTTACCCCACAAAAATTAGTCACTTGGTGACAatgtttatccttgggttgggagttcaatTGTTGTTGAGTTTCTTCTTGATTTTGTGGTGGAGTTTGtttgtaacccatttagccttggttctcctagctcaggggtggcttcatgtaagcctaggttgggaggtgagcctccatggtcacaacttaAAAACTTTATTTGTAAGTTTGCTTTggggataaaggatgtagtaaagtCAAGCTCATGTGCAAGTTTCCTATTTAATGCATTGgggattaaaaaaaaaatgtatattttaacAAGCCCTCATTTttgtagaaatgaagaggcttgagattgtaattttgtacatggaaagactccatgggagggatgctaaaatcactaagtttttcaccaaaaattggaggaagggcaccctaaaaatgggagatcaaactatcaccatcgatgaagacctcattgctcaggtgATGGGTCTCCAGagggagggaagtaatttctaCAGGGACATAAAACTTAGCAAGGAGGCCATCGAGTGATACCCTgaaactactaaggagaagaagtgcctagttaagcttagcaagacctactaccctcccagGGCTTTTGCTAAGCATTGGAGGGAGGTTTTGTTTGCAATCATGCACTACATCACTCTGGATGGCAGATTTACTAAAGTATACAGCTACCATTTCGTGTTTCTCAACCACTTTaggtatgaagacaaagttaacatACCCTATTTCCTGATTTTCTCAATGAATGCCACTATCAAAGCCCATAAAGAGAACCTTAAGGGAGACACTGTtatgcaccaaggtctaatggtTCTAATCTATGATCATATTAAAGCTAATCAAATCGCTCCCCCCCAACTTTCTCTCTCTGATTCTAAGGAGGAAGGGTCATACTCTGATTTTTTTGTGGGTGAAGATTCTACTGGTGATTCAAAAAGTAAGACTGAGGAGATTCTAGAGGACTCTAAGGTTGAAttgggtaagaaaagaaaacatgaGAGCAGTAAGCTGTCCTCTTCTAAggacaagaaaaaaagaaaagagaaggtaTTCCAGATTCACTCTTCCTCCTCCTCAGAGGTCTATGAGGACTTTGAAAAGGATGACTCTCTGTCCCCTCagaagaagaaacctaaatcttcttttcAGAAAAGGAAAAAGCAGAAAAGGCAAGGCAATTCTGAGCCAAAGACAgaggacaaagagaagagaaaggattCTAATGCGGACCAAAAAGTTGAGGAGGAGATTATGGGGGATGATTTCAACCAGAGTGTTGGTGGTGATGCCATTACCGGTGGAGAAGACCCCAAAACTAATCAAGCCAAGGTTGGTGAAAAAATCCCCCCTTCTAACCCTTTTGTtgagggtttgaaggggtttgtggacaccctcgactggctcataaatagtcacaagaaagttgtggaggaaaacAAGAAATTGAGTCATGGGATTCAAATTCTGGAGGCTATTGGCATcggtgaaggtaaatccatggctgagtatgttgaggatttgggaaagactattgccagagctgaagagattagggatgccttcaatccaaggtttgagcaagtggagaaggccctgAAGGAAATTGAAAACAATGACACTGTTAGGGACCAGAGAATGGTGGATGTTGTGAATAGACTCAACAAAATCGATACCTATCTTAGAAGCATTGCTGAACAAAGttataacattctgaaggcctcggcTGACAACATGAAAATCCTGATCAGTAAGCTAgagaatgagaagg
This genomic stretch from Cryptomeria japonica chromosome 8, Sugi_1.0, whole genome shotgun sequence harbors:
- the LOC131857664 gene encoding uncharacterized protein LOC131857664 — translated: MVLIYDHIKANQIAPPQLSLSDSKEEGSYSDFFVGEDSTGDSKSKTEEILEDSKVELGKKRKHESSKLSSSKDKKKRKEKVFQIHSSSSSEVYEDFEKDDSLSPQKKKPKSSFQKRKKQKRQGNSEPKTEDKEKRKDSNADQKVEEEIMGDDFNQSVGGDAITGGEDPKTNQAKASADNMKILISKLENEKGSLEKEPDIEGMEGVQGPRTRTGGKKREKNPNKEIEEVKVASTNYDLLVIKAIELLKSL